The Saccharomonospora glauca K62 genome has a segment encoding these proteins:
- a CDS encoding UDP-glucose dehydrogenase family protein, producing the protein MSDRTDRNRLAVGVVGTGYVGLTSAACLAHLGHRVTGVDVDATKISSLSRGEIPIAEPGLGALVAEGLSEGRLAFTTDPDALSRAEVVVLCVPTPTGPEGATELRAFDAAVGSLAEVLDPDCVVAVKSTVPVGTTTRTERLLGRPAVSNPEFLREGHAVHDFLHPDRIVVGATDPTAADLVTALYDGVAAPVLRTDPASAELAKYASNAFLAVKVSYVNVLAELCERLGADIVDVARVMGLDPRIGSAFLAPGPGWGGSCLPKDTRALLHTADEAGVDFALLADTVAANRHQHERVVTKVRQAVTGATDGCLDGLRLGLLGLTFKAGTDDVRASPALAVATRLAEAGAVLTGYDPGIDRDRVAGVVQVVDDVTLVAKDAAGLVVLTEWPEFHDLDWALLAALSERATIVDTRNLLDPELLERAGFAYHGLGR; encoded by the coding sequence ATGTCGGACCGCACGGACCGGAATCGTCTCGCCGTCGGTGTCGTCGGCACCGGCTACGTCGGACTGACCAGCGCCGCCTGCCTGGCCCACCTGGGACACCGGGTGACGGGCGTGGACGTCGACGCCACCAAGATCTCCTCCCTGTCCCGTGGCGAGATCCCGATCGCCGAACCGGGCCTCGGCGCGCTGGTCGCCGAGGGACTCTCCGAAGGGCGACTCGCCTTCACCACCGACCCGGACGCGTTGTCCCGTGCCGAGGTGGTCGTGCTGTGCGTTCCCACCCCCACGGGGCCGGAGGGCGCCACCGAGCTGCGGGCGTTCGACGCCGCGGTCGGCTCCCTGGCGGAGGTCCTCGACCCCGACTGCGTCGTGGCCGTGAAGTCGACGGTGCCGGTCGGCACGACCACACGGACGGAACGGCTGCTGGGGCGGCCCGCGGTGAGCAACCCCGAGTTCCTCCGGGAAGGACACGCGGTCCACGACTTCCTGCACCCCGACCGCATCGTCGTCGGCGCGACCGACCCGACGGCCGCCGACCTCGTGACCGCGCTCTACGACGGCGTGGCGGCCCCGGTCCTGCGCACCGACCCCGCGAGCGCGGAGCTGGCGAAGTACGCGAGCAACGCCTTCCTCGCGGTGAAGGTGTCCTACGTCAACGTGCTCGCCGAGCTGTGCGAACGCCTCGGCGCCGACATCGTCGATGTGGCACGGGTCATGGGTCTCGACCCGCGCATCGGCTCGGCGTTCCTCGCCCCCGGCCCCGGTTGGGGCGGGTCGTGCCTGCCAAAGGACACCCGCGCGCTCCTGCACACGGCGGACGAGGCCGGTGTCGACTTCGCGCTCCTGGCCGACACGGTGGCGGCCAACCGACACCAGCACGAGCGCGTGGTGACCAAGGTTCGGCAAGCCGTCACCGGAGCAACCGACGGCTGTCTGGACGGCCTACGCCTGGGGCTGCTCGGGTTGACGTTCAAGGCCGGGACCGACGACGTGCGCGCCTCGCCCGCGCTCGCGGTCGCGACGCGGCTCGCGGAGGCCGGTGCGGTGCTGACCGGGTACGACCCCGGCATCGACCGCGACCGCGTGGCCGGAGTGGTCCAGGTGGTGGACGACGTCACGCTGGTGGCCAAGGACGCCGCCGGGTTGGTGGTGCTGACGGAGTGGCCGGAGTTCCACGACCTCGACTGGGCGTTGCTGGCCGCCCTGAGCGAACGCGCGACGATCGTCGACACGCGTAATCTGCTCGACCCCGAGCTCCTGGAGCGGGCGGGCTTCGCGTATCACGGGTTGGGTCGTTGA
- a CDS encoding glycosyltransferase family 9 protein, which translates to MAVTLALRALGLGDLLTAVPALRALRGARPDDRLVLAAPAPLAPLVELVDPDGPGIELLPTPGLSALPPAPSVDLAVNLHGSGPESIADLLATRPRHLLTHRHPDYPHLDGPEWRNDVHEVARWCELLRWHGIPADPTDLTLAAPPVPAPVSNAVIVHPGAAFGARRWPPERFAAVTRALAADLAGTDTPVLVTGSEAERPLATEVAVRAGLGTSAVLAGHDLGTLAALVADAALVVCGDTGVGHLATAFGTPSVLLFGPTPPSRWGPPATRPQHVVLWAGTVGDPHAPTPDAGLLRLTVSAVLDAARRLLAGGDPCRTARTGIVSPSVSSAPATSD; encoded by the coding sequence ATGGCCGTGACGCTCGCGCTGCGCGCGCTCGGGCTCGGTGACCTGTTGACCGCCGTGCCCGCGTTGCGTGCGCTGCGCGGGGCACGGCCGGACGACCGGCTCGTGCTGGCCGCGCCCGCCCCTCTGGCGCCCCTCGTGGAACTGGTGGACCCCGACGGGCCGGGCATCGAGCTGCTGCCCACGCCGGGGTTGTCGGCGCTGCCCCCGGCGCCTTCCGTCGACCTCGCCGTGAACCTCCACGGCAGCGGCCCGGAGAGCATCGCCGACCTGCTGGCCACCCGGCCGCGGCACCTGCTCACCCACCGGCATCCCGACTATCCCCACCTCGACGGCCCCGAGTGGCGAAACGACGTGCACGAGGTGGCTCGCTGGTGCGAGCTGCTCCGCTGGCACGGCATCCCCGCCGACCCCACCGATCTCACCCTGGCCGCACCACCCGTACCGGCTCCCGTGTCGAACGCCGTGATCGTCCATCCCGGAGCGGCGTTCGGAGCGCGCAGGTGGCCTCCGGAGCGGTTCGCCGCCGTGACACGCGCGCTCGCCGCCGACCTGGCGGGCACCGACACCCCCGTGCTCGTCACCGGCAGCGAGGCGGAACGGCCGTTGGCCACCGAGGTGGCCGTGCGGGCGGGGCTCGGCACGTCCGCCGTGCTGGCGGGCCACGATCTCGGCACCCTGGCGGCGCTCGTGGCCGACGCCGCGCTCGTCGTCTGCGGTGACACGGGGGTCGGTCACCTCGCCACGGCCTTCGGGACGCCGTCGGTGCTGTTGTTCGGTCCCACTCCTCCCAGCCGCTGGGGACCGCCCGCCACCCGACCCCAGCACGTCGTGCTCTGGGCGGGCACCGTCGGCGATCCCCATGCCCCGACCCCGGACGCGGGACTGTTGCGACTCACCGTGTCCGCCGTACTCGACGCCGCCCGAAGGCTGCTCGCCGGAGGTGACCCATGTCGGACCGCACGGACCGGAATCGTCTCGCCGTCGGTGTCGTCGGCACCGGCTACGTCGGACTGA
- a CDS encoding SDR family oxidoreductase, giving the protein MKILISGGSSGLGAATVREVLDAGDTPLVLDRKPPEATGVDHALVDLADTPAAEHAVRELAERAGGLDAVFTAAGIDVPGRLDAVSTEDWERVVRVNLLGTAAVVRAALPYLERSRGKVVTCSSTLGLRSVSDATAYCASKAGVVAFTRALAAETAGRIGVTLLVPGGMHTAFFDSRDEKYKPPVGAKLNDPANVARAVLHALRQPEGCEVRELVVCHSEEGSWP; this is encoded by the coding sequence ATGAAGATCCTGATCAGCGGTGGTTCGTCGGGACTCGGGGCCGCGACGGTCCGGGAGGTCCTCGACGCGGGCGACACCCCGCTCGTGCTCGACCGTAAGCCACCCGAGGCCACCGGGGTGGACCACGCCCTGGTCGACCTCGCCGACACGCCCGCCGCCGAGCACGCGGTGCGGGAGCTGGCCGAGCGGGCGGGCGGGCTCGACGCCGTGTTCACCGCCGCGGGCATCGACGTCCCCGGCAGGCTGGACGCCGTCTCCACCGAGGACTGGGAACGTGTGGTACGGGTCAACCTGCTGGGCACCGCCGCCGTCGTGCGCGCGGCCCTGCCCTACCTCGAACGCTCACGGGGCAAGGTCGTCACCTGCTCCTCCACGCTCGGACTGCGCTCGGTCTCCGACGCCACGGCCTACTGCGCGTCGAAGGCGGGGGTCGTCGCCTTCACCCGCGCGCTCGCCGCCGAGACCGCCGGCCGGATCGGGGTCACGTTGCTGGTGCCCGGTGGCATGCACACCGCTTTCTTCGATTCCCGCGACGAGAAGTACAAGCCCCCGGTCGGCGCGAAGCTCAACGACCCGGCGAACGTGGCCCGAGCCGTCCTGCACGCACTGCGGCAACCCGAGGGCTGCGAGGTCCGGGAACTGGTCGTCTGCCATTCGGAAGAGGGCTCATGGCCGTGA
- the rfaE2 gene encoding D-glycero-beta-D-manno-heptose 1-phosphate adenylyltransferase: protein MRPLVVVGDALLDVDVEGTATRLSPEAPVPVVDVEGEWVRAGGAGLAATLLATHAGGDVRLVTALGDDDTGRELAALLARDVEVLRLPLAGGTVRKTRIRASGQSVTRLDTGDGRATHGPLPERVRHTLRDAGAVLVSDYGRGLTAHPHVRRLLTEAARRVPVVWDPHPHGAAPVSGVTLATPNEREAHSVTDPQLGPAEAARAVRRRWRCHAAAVTLGARGAALAVPDGTALAVGVPDGATLTGRQLDTCGAGDRFAGAALTALAAGADVVDAVTSAVEAASRFVAAGGATALSTKDTHRDGELPLPPGEAAPVFAFAESVRRRGGRLVATGGCFDLLHTGHVSLLRHARSLGDALVVCLNSDESVRRLKGPGRPVVTASDRARLLAELSSVDAVVVFEESSPSAVLERLRPDVWVKGGDYAGGELPEAEVVRRHGGEVVLVPVVEGYSTTRLLSGTSR from the coding sequence ATGAGGCCGCTCGTGGTGGTCGGCGACGCGCTGCTCGACGTCGACGTCGAGGGCACCGCCACCCGGCTGTCTCCCGAGGCGCCCGTGCCCGTGGTGGACGTGGAGGGCGAATGGGTGCGGGCGGGCGGCGCCGGGCTCGCGGCAACCCTGCTCGCCACGCACGCCGGAGGTGACGTGCGGCTCGTCACGGCGTTGGGCGACGACGACACGGGGCGGGAGCTCGCCGCGCTCCTGGCCCGTGACGTCGAGGTACTCCGGCTGCCGTTGGCGGGCGGGACGGTGCGCAAGACCAGGATCAGGGCCTCCGGGCAGTCGGTGACGCGCCTGGACACCGGCGACGGCCGCGCCACCCACGGCCCGCTGCCGGAGCGCGTGCGGCACACGCTCCGGGATGCGGGCGCGGTGCTGGTCTCCGACTACGGTCGCGGACTCACGGCGCACCCCCACGTGCGGCGGCTGCTCACCGAGGCCGCCCGGCGGGTGCCGGTGGTGTGGGACCCGCATCCGCACGGGGCCGCGCCCGTGTCCGGTGTGACACTGGCCACCCCCAACGAGCGGGAGGCCCACTCGGTCACGGACCCCCAGCTCGGTCCGGCCGAGGCCGCGAGGGCGGTGCGGCGGCGGTGGCGCTGTCACGCCGCGGCGGTGACGCTGGGAGCACGCGGTGCGGCGCTCGCCGTCCCGGACGGAACCGCACTCGCCGTTGGCGTCCCGGACGGCGCCACGCTCACCGGCCGGCAGCTCGACACCTGCGGCGCGGGTGACCGATTCGCCGGCGCCGCCCTCACCGCGCTGGCCGCCGGCGCCGACGTGGTCGACGCCGTGACCTCGGCGGTGGAGGCCGCATCGAGGTTCGTCGCCGCCGGGGGAGCCACCGCCCTGTCCACGAAGGACACCCACCGTGACGGTGAGCTCCCCCTCCCGCCGGGCGAGGCCGCGCCGGTGTTCGCGTTCGCGGAGTCCGTGCGCAGACGCGGCGGCAGGCTCGTCGCCACGGGCGGGTGCTTCGACCTCCTGCACACCGGGCACGTGAGTCTGCTGCGCCACGCGAGGTCACTGGGTGACGCGCTCGTCGTCTGCCTCAACTCCGACGAGTCGGTTCGGCGACTCAAGGGCCCCGGACGGCCGGTCGTCACGGCGAGCGACCGCGCCCGCCTGCTCGCCGAACTGTCCTCCGTGGACGCCGTGGTGGTGTTCGAGGAGTCGTCGCCGTCGGCCGTGCTCGAACGACTGCGCCCCGACGTGTGGGTCAAGGGCGGCGACTACGCGGGCGGTGAACTCCCCGAGGCCGAGGTGGTGCGCCGCCACGGCGGCGAGGTGGTGCTGGTGCCGGTCGTGGAGGGCTACTCCACGACGCGGTTGCTCTCGGGGACGAGCCGGTGA
- a CDS encoding D-sedoheptulose-7-phosphate isomerase, translating into MIEEHFRALENALHRVRAAAPTIEAWAKRLAEVLTDGGRLLACGNGGSAAEAQHLTGELVGKFRHDRRPLSAIALHADTSAATAIVNDYGEHELYARQVRAHGRPGDVLVALSTSGRSQNVVAAAKMAHELGMVTWALTGPEPNPLTALCDDAVAVDADHVATVQEVHLAVVHALCAQLDRTLGVPA; encoded by the coding sequence GTGATCGAAGAGCATTTCCGCGCACTGGAGAACGCGCTGCACCGGGTGCGCGCCGCGGCGCCGACCATCGAGGCGTGGGCGAAGCGACTCGCGGAGGTGTTGACCGACGGAGGCAGGCTGCTGGCGTGCGGCAACGGCGGCAGCGCGGCCGAGGCACAACACCTCACCGGCGAGCTCGTGGGCAAGTTCCGCCACGACCGACGACCGCTGTCCGCCATCGCCCTCCACGCCGACACCTCGGCCGCCACGGCGATCGTCAACGACTACGGGGAGCACGAGCTGTACGCGCGGCAGGTGCGCGCCCACGGCAGGCCGGGGGACGTGCTCGTCGCCTTGTCCACCAGCGGCCGCAGTCAGAACGTGGTCGCCGCCGCGAAGATGGCCCACGAACTCGGCATGGTGACCTGGGCGTTGACGGGCCCGGAGCCGAATCCCCTCACCGCGCTGTGCGACGACGCGGTGGCGGTGGACGCCGATCACGTGGCCACCGTGCAGGAAGTCCACCTCGCGGTCGTCCACGCACTCTGCGCCCAGCTCGACCGCACGCTGGGAGTGCCCGCATGA
- a CDS encoding glycosyltransferase family 9 protein: MTGRVLVARLDNIGDVLLAGPAVRAVAAHADHVVLLAGPRGRAGAELLPGVDEIVEWCAPWIDPEPPALTEASVDALVKQIRDLRLDAAFVLTSFHQSPLPLALVLRLAGVPWIGAISDDYPGSLLDLRHRVDGDPPESERALSLVTAGGFTLPEGDDGTLAVRRPLPDTRALTGPDPFVVVHPAASVPARQPTWERTAAVVSALAEAGHRVILTGAPSERHLTARVALAADSRAGRVVDLGGATSLAELAAVLAAARVVVAPNTGPAHLAAAVGTPVVSLFAPVVPSARWAPYGVPSVVLGDRDAPCKGTGARRCPVPNHPCLAIDPADVVEAVEALARTTGRGNDGAATASRVGTKPPGGVS, from the coding sequence ATGACGGGCCGGGTCCTCGTCGCGCGCCTCGACAACATCGGCGACGTGCTGCTGGCGGGCCCCGCCGTCCGGGCCGTGGCCGCGCACGCCGACCACGTCGTCCTGCTCGCCGGACCACGCGGGCGCGCCGGTGCGGAGCTGCTCCCCGGCGTGGACGAGATCGTGGAGTGGTGCGCGCCGTGGATCGACCCGGAACCACCCGCTCTGACCGAGGCATCGGTCGACGCGCTCGTGAAGCAGATCCGGGACCTGCGGCTGGACGCCGCGTTCGTCCTCACCTCCTTCCACCAGTCCCCGTTGCCGCTGGCGCTCGTGCTGCGACTCGCGGGGGTGCCGTGGATCGGCGCGATCAGCGACGACTACCCCGGATCACTGTTGGATCTCAGACACCGAGTCGACGGGGACCCGCCCGAGTCCGAACGCGCGCTGTCGCTCGTCACCGCGGGCGGGTTCACGCTGCCCGAGGGCGACGACGGCACGCTCGCCGTCCGTCGTCCGCTGCCCGACACCCGAGCGCTGACCGGTCCGGACCCGTTCGTGGTGGTCCATCCGGCGGCCTCCGTTCCCGCGCGGCAACCCACGTGGGAGCGAACCGCCGCGGTGGTGTCGGCGCTCGCCGAGGCGGGACATCGCGTGATCCTCACCGGCGCTCCCTCCGAACGCCACCTCACCGCGCGCGTCGCCCTCGCCGCGGACTCGCGCGCGGGCCGGGTCGTCGACCTGGGAGGTGCGACGTCGCTTGCCGAACTCGCCGCCGTCCTGGCCGCGGCCCGCGTGGTGGTGGCCCCCAACACCGGCCCGGCGCACCTCGCCGCGGCCGTGGGCACCCCCGTGGTGTCCCTGTTCGCCCCCGTGGTTCCCAGCGCCCGCTGGGCCCCCTACGGCGTACCCAGTGTGGTGCTGGGAGACCGGGACGCGCCGTGCAAGGGCACCGGGGCCCGGCGCTGTCCCGTTCCGAACCATCCGTGCCTGGCGATCGACCCGGCGGACGTGGTCGAGGCCGTGGAGGCCCTGGCGCGCACGACCGGGCGCGGGAACGACGGTGCCGCCACCGCCTCGCGCGTCGGCACAAAACCCCCCGGAGGTGTGTCGTGA
- a CDS encoding HAD-IIIA family hydrolase produces the protein MTRRRDSERAPRPPAYTVVIPTTGRDTLVPLLRGLAHGEGPAPDEVLLVDDRPSDRAHSPLTPPELGPPVRVLASGGRGPAAARNVGWRAARTEWVAFLDDDVLPSRDWPARLVDDLTGLADDVAASVARIDVPLPGTREPTDDERDTLALTRARWITADMAYRRQALIEVGGFDERFPRAYREDADLALRVRRAGWRIVEGERVTTHPPKRGGFFASVRRQRGNADNALMRAKHGARWRDEAGEGPGRLGRHALTTVAGLAALALAAVRSPKVALAAGLWTGLTAEFATRRIAPGPRTPGEVVRMAVTSAVIPPVACAHRLAGEWRVRRGRAVLFDRDDTLIEDVPYLSDPEKVRPMAGAADALDLLRTAGVPVGVVSNQSGLARGHITPEQFRAVTRRVDELLGPFQTWQYCPHAPDEGCPCRKPRPTLVTRAAEELGVDVRRCVVVGDIGSDVEAALTAGARAILVPTARTLPEEVELARRHAVVAPDLLTAARIALGLT, from the coding sequence GTGACCCGACGGCGTGACTCGGAACGCGCACCCCGTCCCCCGGCCTACACCGTCGTGATCCCGACGACGGGACGTGACACTCTCGTCCCACTGTTACGGGGACTCGCGCACGGTGAGGGTCCCGCGCCCGACGAGGTGCTCCTGGTCGACGATCGCCCCTCCGACCGGGCCCACTCCCCCCTGACACCGCCGGAACTCGGTCCGCCCGTGCGGGTACTCGCCTCGGGCGGTCGCGGCCCGGCGGCCGCCCGCAACGTGGGATGGCGGGCCGCGAGGACCGAGTGGGTCGCGTTCCTCGACGACGACGTGTTGCCGTCACGGGACTGGCCCGCCCGCCTGGTCGACGACCTCACCGGGCTCGCCGACGACGTGGCCGCCTCCGTCGCCCGGATCGACGTCCCGCTCCCGGGCACCCGCGAGCCCACCGACGACGAACGCGACACGCTCGCGTTGACGCGAGCTCGCTGGATCACCGCCGACATGGCCTACCGGCGACAGGCCCTGATCGAGGTCGGCGGGTTCGACGAACGCTTCCCTCGCGCCTACCGGGAGGACGCCGACCTCGCCCTGCGGGTACGGCGCGCGGGCTGGCGCATCGTCGAGGGCGAGCGTGTGACGACCCATCCCCCGAAGCGCGGCGGGTTCTTCGCGAGCGTGCGCCGACAACGCGGCAACGCCGACAACGCGTTGATGCGCGCCAAACACGGCGCCCGCTGGCGGGACGAGGCCGGTGAGGGCCCCGGTCGGCTCGGCAGGCACGCGCTGACGACCGTGGCGGGACTGGCGGCACTCGCACTGGCCGCCGTCAGATCCCCGAAGGTGGCGTTGGCCGCCGGACTCTGGACGGGACTAACCGCGGAGTTCGCCACTCGCCGAATCGCACCGGGACCGCGCACTCCCGGCGAAGTGGTCCGGATGGCCGTGACGAGCGCGGTGATCCCTCCCGTGGCCTGCGCCCACCGCCTCGCGGGAGAGTGGCGGGTCCGACGCGGTCGCGCGGTGCTGTTCGACCGGGACGACACCCTGATCGAGGACGTGCCGTACTTGTCCGACCCCGAGAAGGTACGGCCGATGGCGGGCGCGGCCGACGCGCTCGACCTCCTGCGCACGGCGGGAGTTCCCGTGGGGGTCGTGAGCAACCAGTCCGGTCTGGCGCGAGGACACATCACCCCGGAACAGTTCCGGGCCGTCACCCGCCGCGTCGACGAACTGCTCGGACCGTTCCAGACCTGGCAGTACTGCCCCCACGCCCCCGACGAGGGATGCCCGTGCCGGAAACCCCGGCCCACCCTGGTGACCCGCGCCGCCGAGGAGCTGGGGGTGGACGTGCGCCGTTGCGTGGTCGTCGGCGACATCGGCTCCGACGTGGAGGCCGCGCTGACGGCGGGGGCGCGGGCGATCCTCGTGCCGACGGCCCGCACCCTGCCCGAGGAGGTGGAGCTGGCCCGCCGCCACGCGGTCGTCGCCCCCGACCTGCTCACCGCCGCGAGAATCGCACTGGGGCTGACATGA
- a CDS encoding carbamoyltransferase family protein: MRILGINAVFHDPAAAIVVDGRIVAAAEEERFTRRKHGKAAVPFSAWELPEKSAAWCLERAGIEASELDAVAYSYDPGLVDETLDGVDAGGWEKLRTLYARRAPQFLKTALPGLDPSIVRFVRHHVAHAASAALAAPFGDCAVLTSDGRGEAESSVLGEYRDGKFLELAHQTLPHSLGLTYESATAHLGFRRSSDEYKVMALASYGTPRFASELRESIFATGDGGFRTAPVDWARFAPPRRPDGEFLAEHADLAASVQRVTEEVLLDLARWLHERTGHTDLAMAGGTALNCVANTRLYDEGPFDRIWVQPAAGDAGTALGAALQLSTDFGEPVAPMTGADLGRSWTDDELERWLRRAGVPYERCDDIAETVAAALADDAIVAWFQGRAEFGPRALGHRSLLAHPGRRENLERLNDVKGREQFRPVAPMVLAERASELFSRGPIPSPYMLFVHDVAPRWRDRVPAVTHVDGTARIQTVDSAEEPLLARMLSAFERRTGLPTVVNTSLNTAGRPMVDDPRDALECFGSAPVDLLAIGPFAVWRKGGTA, from the coding sequence GTGCGGATACTCGGAATCAACGCCGTCTTCCACGACCCCGCGGCCGCGATCGTTGTGGACGGCCGGATCGTCGCCGCCGCCGAGGAGGAACGGTTCACCCGCCGCAAGCACGGCAAGGCCGCCGTCCCGTTCTCCGCCTGGGAGTTACCGGAGAAGTCGGCGGCGTGGTGTCTGGAACGAGCGGGCATCGAGGCGTCCGAACTCGACGCCGTGGCGTACTCCTACGATCCGGGGCTGGTCGACGAAACGCTCGACGGCGTGGACGCCGGGGGCTGGGAGAAACTGCGCACGCTCTACGCTCGGCGAGCACCGCAGTTCCTGAAGACGGCGCTGCCGGGGCTGGACCCGAGCATCGTCCGTTTCGTTCGGCACCACGTGGCCCACGCCGCGTCCGCGGCCCTCGCCGCGCCGTTCGGTGACTGCGCCGTCCTCACCTCGGACGGTCGCGGCGAAGCCGAGTCGTCGGTGCTGGGCGAGTACCGCGACGGCAAGTTCCTGGAACTGGCCCACCAGACTCTTCCGCACTCCCTCGGCCTCACCTACGAAAGCGCGACGGCGCACCTGGGTTTTCGCCGCTCCAGCGACGAGTACAAGGTCATGGCGCTCGCCTCCTACGGAACCCCGAGGTTCGCCTCCGAGCTCCGCGAATCGATCTTCGCCACCGGGGACGGCGGGTTCCGCACCGCGCCGGTGGACTGGGCGCGCTTCGCACCGCCCCGACGCCCCGACGGGGAGTTCCTCGCCGAGCACGCCGATCTGGCCGCCAGCGTGCAGCGGGTGACCGAGGAGGTGCTGCTCGACCTCGCGCGCTGGCTGCACGAGCGCACCGGTCACACCGACCTGGCCATGGCCGGGGGCACGGCACTCAACTGCGTAGCCAACACCCGCCTGTACGACGAAGGCCCGTTCGACCGGATCTGGGTGCAACCGGCGGCGGGGGACGCGGGCACGGCCCTGGGCGCCGCGTTGCAGCTCTCCACAGACTTCGGCGAACCCGTCGCTCCCATGACCGGGGCCGACCTGGGCAGGAGCTGGACCGACGACGAACTGGAGCGGTGGCTGCGTCGGGCCGGAGTGCCCTACGAACGGTGCGACGACATCGCCGAGACCGTGGCGGCCGCCCTCGCCGACGACGCGATCGTGGCCTGGTTCCAGGGCCGCGCCGAGTTCGGGCCCCGCGCGCTCGGACACCGGTCGCTGCTCGCCCATCCCGGCAGGCGCGAGAACCTGGAACGGCTGAACGACGTGAAGGGCCGCGAGCAGTTCCGGCCCGTGGCGCCGATGGTACTCGCCGAGCGTGCCTCCGAGTTGTTCTCCCGAGGGCCGATCCCGAGTCCGTACATGCTCTTCGTCCACGACGTCGCCCCGCGCTGGCGCGATCGCGTCCCCGCGGTGACGCATGTGGACGGTACGGCGCGGATACAGACCGTGGACTCCGCCGAAGAACCGTTGCTGGCCCGCATGTTGTCCGCGTTCGAACGCCGGACCGGACTGCCCACGGTGGTGAACACGAGCCTCAACACGGCGGGACGACCCATGGTCGACGACCCCCGGGACGCGCTGGAGTGCTTCGGCTCCGCGCCGGTGGACCTGCTCGCCATCGGACCGTTCGCCGTGTGGCGCAAGGGAGGGACAGCGTGA
- a CDS encoding UDP-glucuronic acid decarboxylase family protein has protein sequence MVSEGEHVVVIGGAGFLGSHVCERLLRYGYRVTCVDSLITGSADNVSQLRHDRGFRFVELDVTRPLSEWPELPGGSVLHLASPASPKDYRRLPVETLRVGAIGTENALELASRHGARFLLASTSEVYGDPAEHPQSESYWGNVNPVGPRSVYDEAKRYAEALTLAYHRERGTDVAVARIFNTYGPRMRSGDGRLVPNFVTQALSGAALTVAGTGTQTRSLCYVDDTVSGLLALWRSDLTGPVNIGNPHELSVRHLAEEIRALTGTDSPITFIPGAVDDPRRRCPDITLARTALGWEPEIDLREGLRRTIAWFARHTVPAVSAAPLANDSR, from the coding sequence ATGGTTTCCGAGGGTGAACACGTGGTCGTCATCGGGGGTGCGGGGTTCCTCGGTTCCCATGTGTGCGAACGACTTCTGCGCTACGGGTATCGAGTGACCTGTGTGGATAGTCTGATTACGGGCAGTGCCGACAACGTCTCGCAGTTGCGGCACGACCGGGGGTTCCGGTTCGTCGAACTCGACGTGACCCGCCCGCTGTCCGAGTGGCCCGAACTGCCCGGCGGCTCCGTGCTGCACCTGGCCTCCCCCGCTTCCCCCAAGGACTATCGGCGTCTGCCCGTCGAGACGCTTCGGGTGGGCGCGATCGGCACCGAGAACGCGCTCGAACTCGCCAGCCGACACGGAGCGCGATTCCTGCTGGCGTCCACAAGCGAGGTTTACGGCGACCCGGCGGAGCATCCCCAGAGCGAAAGCTACTGGGGAAACGTCAACCCCGTGGGACCACGCAGCGTGTACGACGAGGCCAAGCGCTACGCCGAGGCCCTCACCCTGGCCTACCACCGGGAGCGAGGCACCGACGTCGCCGTCGCCCGGATTTTCAACACCTACGGTCCGCGCATGCGAAGCGGTGACGGGCGACTGGTACCGAACTTCGTCACCCAGGCGCTCTCCGGCGCCGCGCTCACCGTGGCCGGAACGGGGACCCAGACCCGTTCGCTGTGCTACGTCGACGACACGGTGTCGGGACTGCTCGCCCTGTGGCGCAGCGATCTCACCGGTCCCGTGAACATCGGTAACCCTCACGAGTTGTCGGTACGTCACCTCGCCGAGGAGATCCGGGCCCTCACGGGCACCGACTCCCCGATCACGTTCATACCCGGCGCCGTCGACGACCCCCGTCGTCGCTGTCCGGACATCACCCTCGCCCGCACCGCCCTCGGTTGGGAACCGGAGATCGACCTTCGGGAAGGTCTGCGCCGGACCATCGCCTGGTTCGCCCGACACACCGTCCCGGCGGTGTCGGCGGCCCCACTCGCGAACGACTCGCGGTGA